In a genomic window of Nodosilinea sp. E11:
- a CDS encoding DUF4383 domain-containing protein — translation MKAAQKFALGIGLVYLAIGLMGFIPALVSQPETLPGYVEELGVTSGYGYLLGLFPVNTPHNIIHLVTGGLGILTSIALDSSRLFSGQLGIYYLTLAVLGMVPVANTFFGLFPIYGVDVLLHGLTGLLGIYFGFFATPSLRTLFRRELKEDAVSGEVME, via the coding sequence ATGAAAGCTGCACAGAAATTTGCGCTTGGTATCGGTTTAGTTTATCTAGCAATTGGCCTTATGGGCTTTATTCCAGCCTTGGTCTCGCAACCTGAGACCCTGCCTGGCTATGTAGAAGAGCTGGGAGTGACCTCGGGCTATGGCTATTTGCTGGGGTTGTTCCCGGTCAATACGCCCCACAACATTATTCACTTGGTGACGGGAGGGCTGGGCATACTGACCTCGATCGCACTCGATAGTTCTCGTCTATTCTCTGGTCAGCTTGGCATCTACTACCTGACCCTGGCGGTGCTGGGTATGGTTCCTGTGGCCAATACCTTTTTTGGTCTGTTCCCAATCTATGGGGTTGACGTGCTTTTGCACGGTTTGACCGGCCTACTGGGGATCTATTTTGGCTTCTTTGCCACCCCGTCGCTGCGTACTCTGTTTCGCCGTGAACTCAAGGAAGATGCTGTCTCAGGCGAGGTGATGGAATAG